Proteins encoded by one window of Bemisia tabaci unplaced genomic scaffold, PGI_BMITA_v3:
- the LOC140225749 gene encoding uncharacterized protein, translating to MSYAYMVVSPDPKINTEKPVLYRGDNAHQHFLDAMLELAQRISRRMQIEQDIRMSQESQVAFDSAVSCEMCHVQFSNAIPKVRDHDHQYVDPALSNYRMALCGPCNLKLKHSRTMIVISHNWSYYDGRLVSKAVSGQKLKVTIIPSTEETYISLMIRMEDNFAIKFVDSYRFLAASLDKLVSELPPEAFVRTEKLCETPEQLEMVKRKAVFCYDYVTDESKLQDTKPPPKEAFFNKLKNEGISDEDYHRFCETWRIFGVKDLGSYSDLYLKLDVCLLADIFEEFRSFGLKHYELDCANYLTLPSFAFDAFLKMTDVHIDLFTKEQHDMTLMILNHIRGGISQCMLRHAEANNPLVPETYDPTLPNSYLMYFDVTALYAYTMRQPLPCGSYEWVPEDELKEIDVLKMEDDAETGLILEVDLSYPEHLHHLHSDLPFCCENKVPPRHGSKHVKLLTTLEPKNNYVIHYVALKQALEHGLEITRIHRALKFKQRPYLREFIDLNARLRQEAQGNEFHQSVLKLCSNACYGKFLENPMKRKRIVLATNAKQLSRYVSKAEFIDRTIFDEQLAAVHLHRKKVKFNRPGIVGFSILDLSKTHMYKFHYDVMLKRYPRDNVHICYMDTDSYIYRIVTPDIYADMLENLELYDTSNYPKEHPCYSAKNYKKMGTFKDESKGSPVIVFYGLGAKIYMYRSRIGLDKRAKGVQRSVLKKTIDELDYAKALYQNVDTVRKMRRIQSKKLEMYTIETKKKALSSFDDKRVVLQGNVVTLPYGHIALEARKSFAADLNDKLGTVVLKSSDPRTRTNFKANLDALERKSLEMRKTWYREEKRANLKRERDDSEGRNEGDTKRHRKV from the coding sequence ATGTCCTATGCCTATATGGTGGTATCGCCTGACCCCAAAATAAATACTGAGAAACCTGTCTTGTATCGAGGAGATAATGCTCATCAACACTTTTTGGATGCAATGTTGGAGTTGGCCCAACGGATTTCAAGAAGAATGCAGATCGAACAAGACATCAGAATGTCGCAGGAGTCCCAAGTAGCTTTCGATTCAGCCGTTAGCTGTGAAATGTGTCATGTTCAGTTTTCTAACGCAATACCCAAAGTACGCGATCATGATCATCAGTATGTGGATCCTGCCCTATCCAATTACAGAATGGCTTTGTGCGGTCCGTGTAATTTGAAACTGAAGCACTCGAGAACCATGATAGTAATTTCCCACAACTGGAGCTACTACGATGGACGGCTCGTATCAAAAGCTGTCAGcggacaaaaattgaaagttaccATCATACCCAGTACAGAGGAAACCTACATCAGCCTTATGATCAGGATGGAAGATAATTTTGCGATTAAATTTGTGGATAGTTACAGGTTCTTGGCAGCTTCTCTCGATAAACTAGTCAGTGAACTACCACCTGAAGCATTCGTTCGGACCGAGAAACTATGTGAAACTCCTGAGCAGTTGGAGATGGTAAAACGTAAAGCTGTCTTTTGTTACGATTACGTTACGGACGAAAGTAAACTGCAGGATACGAAACCTCCGCCTAAAGAAGCTTTCTTcaacaagttgaaaaacgaggGCATCAGCGACGAAGACTACCATCGATTCTGCGAGACGTGGCGGATTTTCGGAGTAAAGGACTTGGGCAGTTATTCAGACCTTTACTTGAAACTCGATGTTTGTTTACTCGCCGATATATTTGAGGAGTTCCGGTCCTTCGGATTGAAACATTACGAGCTAGATTGCGCCAATTACTTGACTCTCCCCAGCTTCGCCTTTGACGCATTCTTAAAAATGACCGACGTCCACATCGATTTGTTCACGAAAGAACAGCATGATATGACTCTAATGATTTTAAATCACATCAGAGGAGGCATATCTCAATGCATGCTGAGACACGCCGAGGCCAACAACCCGTTGGTACCGGAGACTTATGATCCAACGTTACCGAATTCATATTTAATGTATTTTGATGTGACAGCTTTGTATGCCTACACGATGAGACAACCCTTGCCCTGCGGATCCTACGAGTGGGTTCCCGAAGACGAATTAAAAGAGATAGATGTGCTGAAAATGGAGGACGATGCCGAGACCGGACTGATACTCGAGGTTGATCTCTCCTATCCGGAGCACCTCCACCACTTACACTCTGATTTGCCTTTCTGTTGCGAAAACAAAGTACCGCCTCGCCACGGATCCAAACACGTCAAGTTACTCACCACCTTGGAGCCAAAAAACAATTACGTCATTCACTACGTCGCTCTCAAGCAGGCGTTGGAGCACGGGTTGGAGATCACTCGCATTCATAGAGCCCTCAAATTCAAGCAGAGGCCTTACTTGAGAGAATTCATCGATCTGAATGCTCGCCTTCGACAGGAAGCACAAGGCAACGAATTTCACCAGTCAGTCCTGAAGCTATGCTCCAATGCTTGTTacggaaaatttttagagaaccCGATGAAACGCAAAAGAATAGTTCTCGCTACCAATGCCAAACAACTTTCCAGATACGTATCAAAAGCTGAATTCATTGATCGAACGATATTCGACGAACAACTAGCAGCTGTGCACTTGCATcggaaaaaagtcaaatttaatcGTCCGGGCATCGTGGGATTTTCGATTTTGGACCTGAGCAAGACGCATATGTACAAATTTCACTATGACGTCATGTTGAAGCGGTACCCGAGAGATAACGTTCATATTTGTTACATGGATACCGATTCTTACATCTACCGCATCGTTACGCCAGATATTTACGCGGATATGCTCGAAAACCTCGAATTATACGATACATCGAATTATCCGAAGGAGCATCCATgttattctgcgaaaaattataagaaaatggGTACATTCAAGGACGAGTCCAAAGGTTCTCCTGTAATAGTCTTCTACGGTCTAGGAGCTAAAATATACATGTACCGATCCCGAATAGGACTGGACAAGAGAGCCAAAGGGGTTCAACGATCCGTTTTGAAGAAGACCATCGATGAACTGGATTACGCGAAAGCTTTATATCAGAACGTCGATACCGTGCGTAAAATGCGTCGTATTCAAAGCAAGAAACTCGAGATGTACACCATAGAAACCAAGAAGAAAGCCTTATCCAGCTTCGACGATAAGAGAGTCGTTTTACAAGGTAACGTTGTCACTCTTCCCTACGGCCACATAGCACTCGAAGCACGCAAAAGTTTCGCTGCCGACCTAAACGATAAACTTGGCACCGTCGTCTTAAAATCTTCCGATCCCCGAACCCGTACGAATTTCAAAGCCAACTTGGATGCTTTGGAAAGGAAATCTCTAGAAATGCGAAAGACTTGGTaccgagaagaaaaaagagcgaATCTCAAACGTGAGAGGGATGATAGTGAGGGGAGGAACGAAGGAGACACCAAGAGACATCGAAAAGTCTGA